ACCGAGGATGACCAGCAGCGCCAGCATCATCGCCACGGTACGCAGCGGCCGGCGCCGCCGCTCCGGCTCGTCGTCCTTGTCCGCCGGCTCCTCCGGAGCGGGCGGGCGGGGCGCGTTGAGCGCGGAGGCGCGGGCCGCCGGGGTGGAGACGTCGGCCGAGGTGGCCATGCCCCGGTCGCGGGCGGCGGCACCGCCGACGATCGGGGACGCCTCGACGATGTCCTGGTCGGTGGCGTCCGCGATGATCACGGTGATGTTGTCCGGTCCGCCGCCGCGCAGCGCGAGCTGCACCAGGCGCTCGACGCACTGCTGCGGATCCGGGTATTCCCGCAGGGTGTCGCCGATGGTGTCCGCGCTGACCACACCGGAGAGCCCGTCGCTGCAGATCAGGTAACGGTCACCGGGCAGCACCTGCCGGACGCTGTATTCCGGGTCGATGTCGCGACCGTCCAGGGCGCGGGTGAGCAGCGAGCGCTGGGGGTGGCTGCTCGCCTCCTCCGCGCTGATCCGGCCCTCGTCGACGAGCATCTGGACGTACGTGTCGTCCTTGGTGATCTGCGCGAACTCACCGTTGCGCAGGAGATAGGCCCGCGAGTCACCGATGTGGACCATGCCGAGCTTGCTGCCCGAGAAGAGGGTCGCGGTGAGCGTGGTGCCCATCCCCTCCAGCTGCGGGTTGGCGTCCACGGTGTCGCGGAGCTGCTGGTTGGCGGTGCCGACGGCCGAACGCAACGCATCGACGAGGGCGTCCCCGGGGACGTCCTCGTCGAGGGGCGCCATGGCACCGATGACGATGTTGCTGGCGACGTCACCGGCGGCCATGCCGCCCATGCCGTCGGCGACGGCGAGGAGCCGCGGTCCGGCGTAGACGGAATCCTGGTTACCGTCTCGGATCAGACCGCGGTCGCTGTGGGCCGCATAGCGCAGGGTCAGAGTCATGGCCGTAATTCGAGAGAAGTGCGGCCGATCCGGATCGGCACGCCGAGGGGGACGGGGGTTGGTCCGGTGACCTTAGCGCGATCCAGGTATGTGCCGTTAGTCGAGCCGAGATCCTCGACGAACCACTGCCCCTCGCGCGGCACCAGCCGGGCGTGCCGCGCCGAGGCGTAGTCGTCGGTGATCACCAGCGTGGAGTCCTCGGCCCGACCGATCGTGATCTGAGCCTCACCGAGGGTGATCCGGGTGCCGGCGAGCTGACCGGCGG
This genomic interval from Micromonospora sp. CCTCC AA 2012012 contains the following:
- a CDS encoding PP2C family protein-serine/threonine phosphatase; its protein translation is MTLTLRYAAHSDRGLIRDGNQDSVYAGPRLLAVADGMGGMAAGDVASNIVIGAMAPLDEDVPGDALVDALRSAVGTANQQLRDTVDANPQLEGMGTTLTATLFSGSKLGMVHIGDSRAYLLRNGEFAQITKDDTYVQMLVDEGRISAEEASSHPQRSLLTRALDGRDIDPEYSVRQVLPGDRYLICSDGLSGVVSADTIGDTLREYPDPQQCVERLVQLALRGGGPDNITVIIADATDQDIVEASPIVGGAAARDRGMATSADVSTPAARASALNAPRPPAPEEPADKDDEPERRRRPLRTVAMMLALLVILGGGLFAGWSYTQRQYYVGATDEGRLAVFRGVPGQVAGLDLSSVHSTSDAKLDDLTLAAQEQVKQGIQARSEPDAQRRLAELTSDDPANPNLKPVCPPSPTATPPPPAPTGTPVAPAVSGSARPVGTAPPAPTTTPDAVPSDTVPPVDPAGCRSPE
- a CDS encoding FHA domain-containing protein FhaB/FipA, whose protein sequence is MPELVITVARFGFLILLWIFVFTVVGVIRRDLFAGARSGRLVAAPRAVGASTGQAAAKPAKVKRGRAAHQLVVTAGQLAGTRITLGEAQITIGRAEDSTLVITDDYASARHARLVPREGQWFVEDLGSTNGTYLDRAKVTGPTPVPLGVPIRIGRTSLELRP